TTACTGATCAGGATATTACCGACGATGCCAAAACCACCCATGACGTGGTGAGCTATGGCATGGGTTTGCAAGGCCAACGTTTTAGCCCGCTGGAAACCCTGAATACTGAAACCGTCAAAAACCTGGTGCCTGCCTACGTTCTGTCATTCGGTGATGAGAAACAACGCGGCCAGGAAGCTCAGCCGCTGGTCAGTAACGGCAAGATTTTCGTCACGGCCTCCTATTCCCGCGTGTTCGCTGTCGATGCCAAGACTGGCGAGGAACTGTGGCAGTATGACCACCGCCTGCCGGACGGCATCCTGCCTTGCTGTGATGTGGTCAACCGTGGCGGCGCGCTGTATGACAACCTGTTCATCTTTTCCACCCTGGATGCGCAACTGGTAGCGCTGGATCAGGATACCGGCAAAGTCGTGTGGAAGGAAAAACTGGATGACTACAAGGCTGGCTATTCCAACACCGCCGCGCCCATCGTCGTCAAGGGCAAGGTCATCACCGGCGTCTCCGGTGGTGAATTCGGCGTGGTAGGCCGGGTGGATGCGCGTGATGCCAAGACCGGCAAGCTGGTCTGGTCACGCCCGACCGTGGAAGGCCACATGGGCACACTGGATGGCAAGGACAACGGCATTACCGGCGAAACCAACAAGAGCTGGGAAGGCGACCTGTGGAAAACCGGCGGCGCGGCCACCTGGCTGGGCGGCACTTATGACGCCGATACCGACACCCTGTTCTTTGGCGCGGGCAACCCGGCCCCGTGGAACTCGCATTTGCGCCCCGGCGACAACCTGTATTCCTCCTCCATACTGGCGATCAACCCGGATGACGGCAAGATCAAGTGGCACTACCAGTGGACGCCGCATGACGGTTGGGATTTTGACGGCGTAAACGAATTCGTTTCCTTCGACCTGAAGAAAGAAGATGGCACGGTCATCAAGGCGGGCGGCCATGCTGACCGTAACGGTTTCTTCTACGTCCTGAACCGTGAAAACGGCGAGCTGATCAATGCCACCCCATTCGTCAACCAGATTACCTGGGCGAAGGGCATCGACCTGAAGACGGGCCGCCCTGAATACATCGACGCCAACCGCCCCGGTGCGCCGGAAGGCGAGAAAGGCAAATCGGTATTTGCCGCGCCGTCCTTCCTTGGTGGCAAGAACTGGATGCCAATGGCCTACAACCCTGGTACCGATTTGTTCTACGTGCCCGCCAACGAATGGGGCATGGACATCTGGAATGAGCCGGTCACTTACAAGAAA
The sequence above is drawn from the Thiothrix nivea DSM 5205 genome and encodes:
- a CDS encoding PQQ-dependent methanol/ethanol family dehydrogenase, whose translation is MKTERSFRKALLALTIGCALSTPTLMAAVTDQDITDDAKTTHDVVSYGMGLQGQRFSPLETLNTETVKNLVPAYVLSFGDEKQRGQEAQPLVSNGKIFVTASYSRVFAVDAKTGEELWQYDHRLPDGILPCCDVVNRGGALYDNLFIFSTLDAQLVALDQDTGKVVWKEKLDDYKAGYSNTAAPIVVKGKVITGVSGGEFGVVGRVDARDAKTGKLVWSRPTVEGHMGTLDGKDNGITGETNKSWEGDLWKTGGAATWLGGTYDADTDTLFFGAGNPAPWNSHLRPGDNLYSSSILAINPDDGKIKWHYQWTPHDGWDFDGVNEFVSFDLKKEDGTVIKAGGHADRNGFFYVLNRENGELINATPFVNQITWAKGIDLKTGRPEYIDANRPGAPEGEKGKSVFAAPSFLGGKNWMPMAYNPGTDLFYVPANEWGMDIWNEPVTYKKGAAYLGAGFTIKPLNEDYIGALRAIDPKTGKIAWEAKNNAPLWGGVLTTAGNLVFTGTPEGYLKAFDAKSGQELWKFQTGSGVVGCPITWEQDGEQFVAVPSGWGGAVPLWGGDVAERVKHLNQGGSLWVFKLPKSA